The Brassica oleracea var. oleracea cultivar TO1000 unplaced genomic scaffold, BOL UnpScaffold00848, whole genome shotgun sequence genome contains the following window.
TTCTCATCTTATGCATTTTGGGCTGTTCTTAGGCAAAAGTTTGGAAACTAAAGCTATCTCGTAATTTTcctgtatataaatcaaaagcaGCGATAGGCATCGTGAATCATCATGATATTATAGAGTtgaacacttataaacaaaccattaggctctcgctttctaggtttgtctattgaccttatattagtgtcgatcgatgattctataggaatatcaaTCAATACACTTGTTGAACCGGCGACCGATTATtggattggaatatcgatcgagaCTTTTGGTCAAGCtttaatgcgcgggttgaatgtgctcactaagcttcctagatcagttCTCGCCTTACtgtagcaatcttagctcagttaggatggattcaggatgagatgcaagctatcacTTATTTCTACAATttctagggcaagttctaggtatctaatctagaagcagacattaatgacaatcctaaagatgaatatcacaacttagcgaTCGATAGTTGGGGCTATTCTcgcataacctatttaaactctaaaatctaacaagagaactactcagacatgactaaacaattcataacaacactaaggtataaaaactgcatagataaatagatagataacaatggagttccaatcacaaatatctttggatcttctctccaatctactaaaaatcctagaaaaccttttgctgtgaaaatagtaaaacaagaaagcacactttgcctctaacatgttggcaaagcttatataattaggctaaaactcgtcaggggtaatcttgtaaattggtgaagacttgggctctaagtcgacTGAAActaaacgggctttctgcgtgcTTCGCCGCCGATCGATGTCACAGGATGTGCTTCGATCGATTATTGTCGCTGAGTGTCGACAGATGGTTttgctcgatggtcagctcggatgctttATCCAAATAACtctaaaatgctccaaaatcatcactttcttccaaatcactcctgatcctataaataaagtatactaaatagactctataatataataattagttattaaaacacctataaaccatgacTAAAATTGGGTAAAATTCATGGCCTATCACGTacacaaatcataaaaaatatgaacgtataggtcaatttttttttaaaaaataagatttcaaaatctaaccctaaatatacttacaatattataacatatgttacaaatccctaaaccaatgactgtCATGAATTCTTCTACTTTCAgccatctatgttgaaaataaatcaattttagtaaaactaaatttaaatcatttagaaatgtttattattacatgatttcaatttttttccaatcaaaatatttttttataaaaaaaattaaattattttaaagatctacTGAACGTGAAGACTTACTAAGAAGACTACTTTGTAAGTTTTCTCGGAGAAGACTTgcaagacttacaaagaagtcttttCACGcggagggttataatggtaaaactcaatatatgttttttgtttggttataaggaggttgttgtaatttcactaggcttttgggttacttttgcatttgattaaatttaaagtacatttttgtattcaaaatcaagttttgggtcatttttggcaatttttcctAAAGGAAAAGAGGAGCAAATACATAATTAGTTACAACTAATTTTCATAgctatttaatttaatttaattttattagaattagGTGTTTTTCTTGCATGCGCGGGcataatcatttcaaaattatttattaataaatacattgctaattaaaatgttgtaatgataaattattgtttatgttCTCAACACTTTTAgttgattattatttaattatgtgttttctattctttttaatttaaacttttttataattgcaAGATATTCTTTCCGGATAGcaacacattatatatatatatgttctaaTATAATATGTctatctaatatatttaaattttaaattacatttttcaaatcaATGTTCTAATATAATATGTctatctaatatatttaaatttccttTGTATAGACTGAccaatttttattatactaattttataatcaataaattaaattttagttgattaatatttaatagtgTGTGTTtcggtttttttatttaactttttaaccttttatgattgaaaaatagttttttttataataacacaatatacacaatatatatatatatataaattatctttttattttaaatacatttttttattttttgactaatttttgttatgttagtttttaattattatataattaaataaaattaaatttcattttatttttgggcTATTTTTGttagattaatttataatccataatcaaatctaatatataaatttaattgttcATTAAGGCTAACAACGACTTTAACCAATCTAAATTTTAACTTGAGAATTTGAATGCGAAAAATCACTTTGCATATAATAGTATAATAGAAATTGACTCGCCCGTattggtttttacatttttgtactttgatattttttttcataattagtttgGGCTGTGCTTAGGCAAAAGTTTGGAAACTAAAGCTATCTCGTAATTTTcctgtatataaatcaaaagcaGCGATAGGCATCGTGAATCATCTGATGCAACAAACCGAGTGACCAACAAATCTTGTCAGACAACTTTGGCGCCCAATAGTCTGAAGAAAGCAACGGGAAAGATAAGAGCTGGGAATGAGATGACCAGGTGGGACAGATTAAAAAGCCAAGGGGCAGAAGGATCTTGATTAAATTCATGTGAAAATAGGAGAGAGCCTTTGCCATGTCATGGAAGGAAAGCGCTTTTAAACTTTCTCCAGGAGACAATGACTGGTCCAACTCCAAACCAGGAAGCAGCATCCAAAGCGTGTCACTGCTCTTCCCGAGAAAACTGAGAAGGAATTTCTTTGCCTGAGGCTGGCGCTGGAATATCAAACAAAGGTGCATTTCTGGCGTAATCATTGACTCTTGTTTCTCGTTTGGAATTTGACTTTAACCAAAATCGTATTCTGATTTTACTAGGGGATGcaatgcaaaagaaagacaGTCCTTGGTCAGGAACCAAAGGCTTCAGAGCTCCAGAGGTACATCAACTATAACTATCTGTGGCCCTTTTCTTGGCTTGTGCGATCTTTGCACCAAGGCCCTAAGATAGACGTCCCAGTTACTTTGTTACATCTAGTGATCGGCAAAGCACCTACCTTTTACTGGTGGCCTTGAACAGTTAAGATTTGTACTTGATAGAATCTGTAATCACTTGATTccattcttttttcttctttattgcCTTCTTACAACGCGCTGGTGATTCTCAGGAACATGAAAGTTATTGCACAATTACGAGGCAGTGAAGAATTATGGGAAGTTGCTAAACTGCACAACCGTGAATCTTCTTTCCCTGAGGTAATAATCTCATCTTATCACCCTTCTAGACCCTCGATTGATCAATTGCTGCATTAATCTGCTCTGTTCTTCTTTACCGTCATCATTTGGGTTCAAATATCAAACAAAAGTGTTCTCATTTTAGCTTTTTGCGTTCTATTTGCCTCTACGGCATTGTTTAATATTGTGTATAGAAAAATGATCACAAGGTTGATATTGTGTTTTGGTTGTTTCAGGAACTGTTACGAATCACTGTACTTAAAGAGAATGGCGTTGAGGAAATGGTTCGAAAACACAAAACGCAGACGTGATTCCCCTCTTGCTTCTTGACCTTGTTGATAAGTTTGACAGTAAACCCGAGGCTACGAATCAGTGCAGAGGACCCTTAGAAGACAAAGGCTCCATAAGCAGCAAACGCAACCGCAGCCTTCAGTGGCAGTGGTTGCTGCCGCAGTAGGACAAGCACCCAGCTAATGATAGAAATGTAAAAGTAAATAACCAAACatttgaagttttatatttCCTCAATTCTTTACACACTTAGTATGAATGGATAGCCAACTGTTCTGTAGCTCGTTACTTGCTACTTAGATTCAAACCTTTAAAACGATAAAACTATTCTATTTGTCAGAAGANNNNNNNNNNNNNNNNNNNNNNNNNNNNNNNNNNNNNNNNNNNNNNNNNNNNNNNNNNNNNNNNNNNNNNNNNNNNNNNNNNNNNNNNNNNNNNNNNNNNNNNNNNNNNNNNNNNNNNNNNNNNNNNNNNNNNNNNNNNNNNNNNNNNNNNNNNNNNNNNNNNNNNNNNNNNNNNNNNNNNNNNNNNNNNNNNNNNNNNNNNNNNNNNNNNNNNNNNNNNNNNNNNNNNNNNNNNNNNNNNNNNNNNNNNNNNNNNNNNNNNNNNNNNNNNNNNNNNNNNNNNNNNNNNNNNNNNNNNNNNNNNNNNNNNNNNNNNNNNNNNNNNNNNNNNNNNNNNNNNNNNNNNNNNNNNNNNNNNNNNNNNNNNNNNNNNNNNNNNNNNNNNNNNNNNNNNNNNNNNNNNNNNNNNNNNNNNNNNNNNNNNNNNNNNNNNNNNNNNNNNNNNNNNNNNNNNNNNNNNNNNNNNNNNNNNNNNNNNNNNNNNNNNNNNNNNNNNNNNNNNNNNNNNNNNNNNNNNNNNNNNNNNNNNNNNNNNNNNNNNNNNNNNNNNNNNNNNNNNNNNNNNNNNNNNNNNNNNNNNNNNNNNNNNNNNNNNNNNNNNNNNNNNNNNNNNNNNNNNNNNNNNNNNNNNNNNNNNNNNNNNNNNNNNNNNNNNNNNNNNNNNNNNNNNNNNNNNNNNNNNNNNNNNNNNNNNNNNNNNNNNNNNNNNNNNNNNNNNNNNNNNNNNNNNNNNNNNNNNNNNNNNNNNNNNNNNNNNNNNNNNNNNNNNNNNNNNNNNNNNNNNNNNNNNNNNNNNNNNNNNNNNNNNNNNNNNNNNNNNNNNNNNNNNNNNNNNNNNNNNNNNNNNNNNNNNNNNNNNNNNNNNNNNNNNNNNNNNNNNNNNNNNNNNNNNNNNNNNNNNNNNNNNNNNCCAAATCTCTCGgttgtaaaatcaaaacagaTAAGGAAATCCGGGCGTGGTGGATCATGCTTCTGTCGTGCACACCAGTAAGTGTTGCCGCCTTTGATAGACACGCCATAGTGGTGAGATTCTATTTCCCAGTCCGGATCATTGACACAATCAACAACTTTCCATGAGTTCGAGTTTAGATTGTAGATTTCAAACTTAGTAACTCGACGATTCACCCGCGGGTCGTAATCATCCACAAATCTCAACACTTTGAGGCTAGGACGCTGCGAGTACTTGTCTTTCTTCATCTCATAACCGAGAGCGTACCTGTCCAATATGTCGTAATAAGAATTTCTCGGTGGTTCGATCCACCTCGTTTGTCCGGAACAAGGGTTCCACACAACAAGCCTAGATTTGTCTTTGGTGATGCATAACAACAAACCGCTGCAGTGAAAGATTTGAGATATCTCGATACGATCTGGGCTAACAAGTTTACCTATACGCTCCATAGATGTATTGAGGAGATTGGTAAAATTGACGTTGAatagataaaccctaaaatcgagcATCATCACCACCTGAAACTCCTTCCTCTTCTTTGCTGCTGCTTTTGCTTCACTGATGTGCCTCTTTGTAAAAATCCTGTCTTTTGATAAAGCTCTCCAGTTTTTGCATGTAGATCGCACTCCTCCCAGAGATGTCACCGGAAGCCTAGAGAGCACCCTCTCCGCCAAATCCCTTGGAAGATCGGATATCATCGCCACAAGGATCGAATTTGTTATGGAAATAAATGTAGGTTCGCCGATTTCTTCTGgatctatatatttatgtatgtatACCGACAGAACATATCACTTCTGATATCTTTCCCTTCCGACCAAAGTACACACAATGTGATCGGTAATTAATAGATTTATTATAAACTTGGGCTTTAACGCATTTAGGCCTGTTACActcttagattttgttttctcaaaacCTAAATTCCATGcgaaacaaaataacatatgtctggataatatataatttttatcgtaaatatataattatttaataaaaatatttgatcgtaattttcttttttaaattcctAAACCAAAAAAGAATTGTGAAAGCTATGTGAAAGAAATTTACcctttttaaataataacatatttaaaaataataataaattaaaatatttgataatatttttcctttttttaaaatcctacacaaaaagaatagtaaaaatatatttgttagtaagtttcttttttttttttcaaatccaaattttcctttttaaaacactgaaaaaatagaaatataaaaaatattattgtactTTTTAAATATCCtacatttctttttaaaaaaacacaagcagaaaatttttaaagaaatatttaaaaacgaattataaaatcctaacaaaaatatattaataaacatcttaaataaaaatgaattaaaaataagtaattttccttttttaagtttaaacaaagagaattgtaaaagtaatcttattattttcttataaataaataaaaatttcctttttaataaaaaaaattatgtttcaaaataataagcAAAACATTACTGCAAATATTTTACATCAATATATAAGTTTAAGTTTcttcatattattttcacaaaacaCAGTAATATTCACAAGAAAAATTACGTGAGTATTTGTTTTCAATTTCTTGATATAACTAGAATATTTTCCTATTATCTTTGTTACATCTTGTGATGATGTCATAATTGTCGTAAAATTATGATCTTATCATCGTACATGAGTACATATATGCGCAAATATTATGaatatgtgtttgtttgtttttttctgaaaatttaaattgattatcaacaaaaaaatacatgcCACTGAGGTTTATGCTTTCAGTAATGAACACAATCGATAGAAGAAACAACTAACTAGACCTCGTCAGACTGTGATTCGTTCAAGCCAACGTTGCATCTTATCGCTATAGAAAGATGGGTGTCGTATCATAAAGAGCAGATCATGTTCTTGATGGTCTTATCAACAATACGAACATGTGGCCTGCACTCTGGGATAAGAATATGTATTTGTATAAGACACTAGGATTGGTCCGCCATACGGACgggaagttataataaaaaactattttaaaactaattttaagtTAGCATTTAGTGCTAACTTTTATTATGTCGAATAAAGTGGCAATCTTCTTATCTCGAatagtttttatctttttatttaaaaactaattttaagcTAGCATTTAGTGCTAACTTTTATTATGTCGAATAAAGTGGCAATCTTCGTTTATGGTAAtgaactgtcgatcgatatcgaccaGTCCCATCGGTCGATGCTTTGAGCAATTGCCTCCttgaatttttgtttgctttttttttgttcttttttttttgataaataagaaaatacgtAATCAGTAGGTTGCCTCCCCACTCAGCGCTTACTTTACGTCGTTTAGGTCGACTGTGATGCCATATCAATCAGTAGGTGGCATTCCTAGACATGTAATCTGTTTGTCCAGTATCTTTTCTTTCGCCCAATAATGCTTTTCTCTTTGTCCATTTACCATAAACTTTTCTCCTTTAGAGTTTACTAAAACCATGGTCCCATAGGGGCTTACTTGTTTAACAGTAAAGGGACCTGACCATCGTGAGCGTAATTTTCCAGGAAATATTGACAAACGAGAATTATACAGAAGCACCTGGTCATTTGGTTCGAATGTCTAGAGATGATCTTCTTATCGTGATAAGCTTTTGTTCTCTCCTTGTATAGCTTTGAGTTTTCATAAGCGCGATGTCTGATTTCATCTAACTCATTCAGCTGAACCAATCTCCTTTCCCTAGCAGGTTTGACGTCAAAATTCATCATCTTTATGGCCCATGCCGCTTTGTGTTCTAACTCCACCGGAAGGTGACATGCTTTCCCATAAAGTAGGTGAAATGGTGTAGTTATGAGTGGCGTTTTAAATGCAGTTCTGTAAGCCCAAAGTGCATCATCCAATTTTGTAGACCAAtcctttatttttgtttttcacaCTGTCTTTTCCAGAATTTCCTTGATTTGACAGTTGGAAACTTCTACTTGTCCGCTGGTCTGAGGATGATAAGGCGTAGCTACTCGATGGTGGACTCCATGCTTCATAAGCAGCTTCTCAACCAccttgttgatgaaatgagagCCTCCATCGCTTATTACCACTCTAGGAACTCCAAATCGTGGGAAAATGAtacttttgaaaagtttaacgACTACACCAGCATCGTTCGTCGGGGATGCTGTTGCTTCTACCCAATTAGATACATAGTCGACAACGACTAGGATATATTTGTTCCCGTGCGAGGAAGGAAAAGGGCCCATAAAGTCGATGCCCCAACAATCAAACACTTCCACTTCAAGTATGAAATTATGTTGCATTTCGTGTCTTTTGCTGAGTTTTCCTCTTCATTGGCAGCGATCACATCGTGCTATGTAGGACTGAGCATCTCGAAACATGGTATGCCACCAGAAGCCTGCTTGTATAATCTTAGACACTATTTTGAAACTTACAAAATGCCCAGCACAATCAGATCCATGGCAGTGGAATATAATGTCTTGAAATTCAGATTCTGCTACGCAATGTCTGTATATTCCGTCGGAACAATGTTAATAGAGATAAGGCTCGTCCCAATGATATCTTCGGATCTCTCTTAGAAACTTCTCCTTGGTATATCCTGAAAATGTGTCTGGCTCTACATCAGCGGCAATATAGTTCACTATATCAACATACCATGGCCCTTCTGAACCGGATGCAGTCAACGCACACACCTCCAGGCTGGAACTTCTATCACCGAGAGATCCTATATTGGCTTGCGTAAGGTGGCCAGCGACATTGATATCTATGTCAACTATCGATACCTCTCGTTGAGTGTATTATCATGATGGTTGTTTaatgtgtcgatcgatacctctcgttgagtgtcgatcgatgcgttcTAAGATGTAAGATGCACATTACCGATAAGCATTGATTCTGCTCGATAAACGTTTTCTATGGGAAGGGAATCATCGATTGGAACGTCATTGTCAACTCTAGTTCGAGAAAGATGATCTTCAACTCCGTTTTCCACTCCccttttttctttgatttcgaTGTCAAATTCTTGCAAGAGCAGGATCCATCTCAAAAGTCTtggttttgcatctttcttttgcattaagtATTTCAAGGCGGCGTGATCGGTGTGGACAATTACTTTCGAACCAACTAGGTAGGGATGAAACTTTTCAAAAGCAAAGACAACTGCCCGTAGTTCCTTTTCCGTTgttgcataatttttttgtgcATCATCGAGAGTCCTACTAGCATAGCAGCCAACAGGTAATATTTTGTCCTTTTTCTGGCAGAGTACTGCACCTACAGCGAAATCACTTGCATCGCACATTATTTCAAAGGGTAAAATCCAATCAGGAGCTTGCACGATAGGGGCGGTTACTAAAGCTGACTTGATCTCCTCAAAAGCTTTGAAACATTCAGGGGTGAAGTCAAAGTTTACTTCTTTACACAGGATAGTTGTTAGCGGTCTAGCTATTTtgctaaagtattttattaatctCCTGTAGAAACCAGCGTGCCCAAGAAAACTCCTCATGTCTTTCACGTAGGTGGATGTCGGCAGACCGGTCATTACTTTGATTTTAGCTCGATCTACTTCTATACCGGCTGCTGAAACTTTGTGTCTCAAAACAATTCCATCATTGACCATAAAGTGACATTTCTCCCAATTCAGGACAAGATTCTCCTCCTCACATATTGCTAATACTTTGCATAAGTTGTTAAGGCATGATGTAAAATCGGTTCCATACACCGTGAAATCAtccataaagacttccatgaaatcttcGATCATATCTGTGAAGATACACATCATACATCTCGGGAAGGTAGCAGGAGCATTACAAAGTCCAAAGGGTATCCTGCGGTATGCAAAAGTACCATATGGACAAGTGAATGTGTCTCTTCTTGGTCGTCCGGATGGATAGGAATCTGGAAAAATCCCGAATACCCATCGAGAAAACAGTAGTACTTGTGGTTTACAAGCCTGTCTAACATCTGATCTATGTAGGGAAGAGGGAAATGATCTTTTCTTGTAGCAGCATTGAGCTTCCTATAATCTATGCACATCATGTGCCCAGTAACAATCCTCGTAGGGATCAGCTcatttttatcattctttaccACTGCAACTCCTCCTTTCTTAGGAACCACATGTACTGGACCAAGCCATTTGCTGTCTGAGATTGGATAGATAATTCCTGCTTCCAGAAGCTTCATTATCTCTCTTCCTTCAGATTTGGATTCAGTCTCCTTTTATGCTCAATAGATGACTTTGACTCGTCTTTCAGgtgtatcctatgcatgcataaatctgGCGAGATTTATGGAATGTGATCGAGAGAATACCCAATAGCTTTGCGATACTTGCGCAGCTTATTTAGCAACAAAGTTACActcttagattttgttttctcaaaacCTAAATTACATGcgaaacaaaataacatatgtCACAAACGCCAATTGGCCTCTCATCGCCTCTCATCttgttttgttatataaagCTTGTTATCCGTGGAAACACGTAGCCtagtggttaaggtttaaaagtTTTTACATCTGGTCTGGGTCTGGGATTTGAATTCCAGGCTATGCTATATTTAGCAAATTGCACATTAAAAGAGGTATATGTTTCAATTCTTGGAAAAGgtgatttattaaataattatgcaGACTATGGAATAAAAgtttacaagagatcttcagcatggtgcaagtaaatccggTCAGGCGTAGATCTTcgtaggacggctcaggtgatgcagttaggtgTAGATCATCATAAGGTAGGTAGTATTGTcagttgtcgaatcgtctatttaatttttctcataattataatatcataataaatcagcgttaaaaaagtTTGTTgtataaaatttctaattaacatgatcgcgacacatgacaataaatattttaagattgtgaaaagtgttaaaaatatgatcataaatatataattattatcataaatata
Protein-coding sequences here:
- the LOC106320198 gene encoding F-box/kelch-repeat protein At3g16740-like, producing the protein MISDLPRDLAERVLSRLPVTSLGGVRSTCKNWRALSKDRIFTKRHISEAKAAAKKRKEFQVVMMLDFRVYLFNVNFTNLLNTSMERIGKLVSPDRIEISQIFHCSGLLLCITKDKSRLVVWNPCSGQTRWIEPPRNSYYDILDRYALGYEMKKDKYSQRPSLKVLRFVDDYDPRVNRRVTKFEIYNLNSNSWKVVDCVNDPDWEIESHHYGVSIKGGNTYWCARQKHDPPRPDFLICFDFTTER